The Cannabis sativa cultivar Pink pepper isolate KNU-18-1 chromosome 8, ASM2916894v1, whole genome shotgun sequence genomic interval aatttcattcaattttactgtttcagtgattgtttatgtactaaatcatgctccgcaaattttaatatctactaaattatttcctcaaactttaatatgtactaaatcatgctctctgaactttcatctatgttagaatttttttactaaaattagacaaaaatccttaaatctaacaatctcaatagttcagggagaatttttaacgatcttaaaagttcagggggtataatttagtacatgtcaaagttcaaggagAAAAGTTGCTAATTAAGCTATTTAATTACATCAATAACAGTATGACAACGAAGAGAGTGGTTAACACTAATAATacctttttaacatttttttttcagaaatattaattacatagaagaaagaaaaagtttATTTCATCAATTATTCTTATGAAGACTAATGTTTTACTACTCTATAACTATTCTGTTCTATTATATTAACTATTGTGAGACAATAATTAAGTACACTACAAACTTTTATTTCCCATTATTCTGTTATGGGCTAGTTCCTACTTCCATCatatatttgaatttgaataaatGCTGTCCTTTGATTCCaataatgaaaatttaaatttaaagtaacGAATACAAAAGGAAAGAAAAGACACTTCCGAATgctttatttatgaatttaagtTTAGTGTATAAATAAACAATGTAAAAGAGAGTTGATAGCTCATTTTCTAAAGCCCAATATTGTTTGTTGAGgagataaaatatatataacatataaagATTCCAAAATTGAACACTTTTAGTTGGCCTCACATATTAAAATGATTCTCTAATGGTTAAGCAAATAAACAAACAAGTACACTTACTTAATAACGATCACTTGGCCAATTAAGTTGGAAATTAAGCCTAAacacacattatatatattatataatatacaaaacaTGCATAATATCAAGAGAAAATTACTTCAGAGAGTggagatttaaaatttattacaagTATAACAATAATGATTTTATTAGCGaatgtttgtgaatttatttGGCCGACGTATATACCAATCCCTTCTCTCTTGTTTTTATatacatggatgaaagttttgTTTTGTCCTTGTTTTTTCTTTGTAGTTATTAATTAAGAGGTGTTGAAacttttttcttgatttttttttttttttgtctctttCACTATTTCCATgtcatctttttctttttctacatctataatatatttttaatattaaaaattatttatatttatctttatcctaattttttaaaaaaaaaaaacatttttaatTAACCGGTAATTATTTAGTATCAAGAGTTATACAACTGTAATCTATACTTTAAAGTGATCATTTTGATATATGGTAATTGGTAAGCATATATTTTTCAACCATCActgaaaaataactaaaactaaaaataacattttagtttcttttatatttagttAGCAAGTAATTCATTTTTTAACTTAAACAAAGTTCTTTTGGAAGAAGCTAAGATTTGTAGCTTCTCCCAAAAGAACTTTTAAgaagttattttaaaaattaaaataatttacataattcttaatttactcacaaaagatttttttttaatgatatccAAACATTTTAAAACACTTTTCATTAAAACAATACCTTCATATAATAGTTATCCAAACGGTAAAAAAAAGGCAAACCTTATACTTATCTTTTACTTTTAGCTATAAGCAAAAGTAAAAACTTAGCTATAATCAATCAACTTTATACGTttgcttttcaaaaaaaaaaaactttataagttattaaaaaatattttatagtaactaaaaaaaaacaaattctactaaaaaattaaatataccaACCACATTTCATGGattactaaaaatttattttgttatttaataaataaaagtaactaaattgtattttaaaataaattataagaaagtaattaaaaaatgattttaaCTACGCTACTAGTCATTTGAGCTCAAGAGTAGTATCAATACGATCTATTTTTCGAGATGATCATTTTGATTTGTAGAAGGAGAGATATTTTTACCATTACGTACCGAATAAATATCCGGAATCAAAAGTAACTTTATtgtctattttaaattttattaattaaaaaagaagtaactaataaaatttaatcCGTCAACTATTTTTATAGGATACTAAAAAGTATTTGTTATTTCATATTTAAAAGTTACCATATGGTATGTATTTTATAtaaggttattttataaatttatttcaataagtttttaaataaatttataaagaaaccaaataatatcttaaatattataagaaaaaaagtttacatattacaaaaatttatacatatttTGCTAATGAGTtatttggtaatttttttgtaattattaaagCTCAGTATATTCAAAGGTAATATAAAAgttgttataaaaataaaaaataaaaagttacatATATGTATCTTGAttaacaatattatataacTAGAAAATAAAGTGACATAAATGTATCTTGATCAATaacattatataaattaaaaaaaaaattatagcttCAAAACTTGAAATTTAACTaactgaaataataataataataataatgtatatatatgataatattatctcaaaaagAAGCTTATTAAAACAAAACTAACTAgtattttagtgattttttttaataatatttactaaattttaaatatatttatttggttAACAAAATATAAGATAAACCACAGTGTTGCTTTTCATTTCAAATAGCTTATcattaaaaattatttcctACACATTAAAATAGACCACATcatctttaaaaataataaactacaTTAAATTATGATGATACTATTcttaattccaaataattatgatgcaattataatttttttcaaaagtatggtaaaattaaaaaaaaaaaaaaactgaagttGTTGACACAAACaaaccaaagaaaaaaaagacaaaattaaaactaaaaaagagCTAGAGAAAGTCAAAAGGGctgacaaaaaaagaaaaaagaaaaacctaatagcatattaaaaataaaagaataaaaaaaactaaaaaactaaaacaattgaCCGCTAGACAACAAAGAAAGATGAAACAAAAAAGTATACCTAAGTAAAAGAGAAGTCAAGAagagtaagtatatattaattttcgcATATCGGTACAAGTAGACGTATTGGTATAATTTAAATGTTTATCGTGATTTGTGTGATTATTTTCTAGTTGACGtatattaatgaaaaattcCCTAATATCAATACTATTATAAACAACAatacctttatatatatatatatatatatatatataatttggtaGTTTAATTTTGTAGTTTCCCACCAACTATTGAGTATTGACACATAGACAGAATAATGAGAACCAAATTTAAACATTAGTAACCACCACTCACAAAAACTacaaactcaaaaaaaaaaatatataaatttctaaaaaaaaaactcacaaaCTCATTAccttactaataataataacataatatattattaatttaatttaatcaaaaaaaagaaaaagaaaataaagctaGAGACCTCGGTTGACCATGTCGAAGAAGCGTTGTTCAGATTCGAGTCTCTGGAGACGAATATCGTTGTTGACTTTTTTAATGAAAGCTTCGGCTCTCTTGTTTAATTCCTCTTGACTCATTGACTTTTCTCTCCTCAACGACACCCTATCACTGAAAGTCTCCGACTTTCTCATCTCCCGCCGTGCCCAAACCGCCGGATCATCCTCACCGTTCATCTTCTTCAAACCATAGTCATTTTCATCTCCATCGGCTCTCACCAGCCGCGGCGCCACGTCCCAACTCTCACTCTTCTTCAGTTTCCTTCCCGCCGAGATGGCCTTCCATGTCTCTTCAAGCGAGCTATTATCCTCTTCCTTCTTATTCTCGTCGGGATAGTCGTCGGATTTTGTCTCCGGCGATGGGTTGCCGAGCAATAATGAACTGTCTTTAGTGATTAAATTCGTTACTGATTTCTCTTCAGCTTCATCTTCTTGACAAtccactgttgggttttgaacGGAATAGTCACCGGAGTTTATTTCCGGTGATGGGTCGCCGTGGAATAGTAGCTCAGTAGGTACAACAGTAACCGTTTTTTCTTCCTCGATTAAAGATAAAGTATTGGTTGGAGACTGAGTTGATTTTTGTTGTTGGGATTGGGAATGAAAAATTAAGTGGTCGGTGGTCTTTTTGTTATTGTCGTCGTTACTGGGTTGATAGGTGGATGAGGCAGCAATGGCGACGATGATGAAATTAACGACGATGTAGATGTAAAGTGGAGACATAACCCAACTCTTAAACGACAACCAAATCTGGGGAACAGTCGAGAGAGTCAGATCAACGACGAAAGGGATCACTGCCGCCTTTACCAATGTCAGAGTCGATACCATTCCGGCTAAAAGCAGTAAAAGCTTTCCTGCCCAGATTGTCGTTTCAAATCTGGTTTTCTGCAAAGCTCtgtacgacatgtcgtttttatatatgataaagaaaaaagaagaagaagaagaagatcctCAAATAAAAAACAGAGGAAAATGCAAAAGAGAGAGATATCTTAAATCAGCATGAAAAAAATTgctgatttttcttaattattaacAAAATCATAAGCGAACAGAGATATGAAACCACTGTTATGTACATATATCAAGAACAGAGAACGGTAGATATTGAAACAAACTATGGATCTgttataagaagaagaagaaaagaagaaaacccATCATAGATTTTCAATCAAAGACAGCAAAAAAGTGATGATGAAtttgaaaagagagagagagaggtgttCATCTGACAACTCAGAAGAATGGTAAGAATTGAGGAGAGAGCTTTAGAAAAAGAGAGAGCCCCAGAAAAGAAAGAGCTTTTTTTGTTAGTTGCAGACAGTAGTAGTCCCAAGGACGACCCTAATAGAGGTTTTAAGCGCTTAAATACATCTTCAATTAAGGGTGTGCTAATCTCATACTCCTAACTAGTTGGTATATATACCACCATGATTAAATCTTAACCGTTCATTGCTACAAACTTGTTCGACCTATAATGGAGTACTATTATTAAGATTTTATTACTATATAGCCACCTTAATGTCAACAAGAGGTGGCTCCTCCTACAATTTGTTATGAATGGTTTCCAACTCCAATAAATTTCGAACAAATTATTTGAGAGAACTAAATAAATTAGTGTTAGTAATTTGATTAATTCAGactctttataatttttttagtttggtTTGAGCTTTAAAATTCTTCATGTATTGTAGCTACCTACTTGTTATGATGCTAGAgagaatattaatattgtttGAAAATATTTGTTTTTAGTTATCTTTTGTGtgttataaatttgaaaaaaaaaaaatagtaaaaatatgaataattacTTAAGTTAATTAGTTGCTTGAAAATTTCATTGATCTGATTTAATTATAAGGTAGATTTGAAGTGAGATGTTAATtgtatatgaatttttattttctgtttggcTAGTGGTTAGTAATTTTAccgaaaaataatattctttagttactaacatttaaaataaaaaaaataagtaaatactCTCAATTATCATTTATGCATAATGATTTGATAGAAATCATCAATTAGCAAGGTAATATAACATTATTAGCACATTTTAATATTGAGTTGAGCACATTTTgcttcaataaataataataatatacaaaattattaatcaattataaagtACGATATTGATCTAGCGCTAAGCACAAGGTACCTGTTGTCGGAAGAATTTTGACAACATCAAAATGTAAGCAAACAAtaaatgatgaaaaaaaaaacaacaacgaaTACTCTACTTAGAACAACGAGTATTCAAAGGACACTGCCTAGATAATAGagcaaatagaaaaataaaatgaacacAAGAGAATATAGTGGTTTAGTCATATTACGGTCTGCTTAGTTCACTGTTACAAATGATTTTTGCTTAGTTTTTTCATCTTGAATCACTCCTTTATATAAAAAGTTAGTGTCCTTTTATAACTAACCGATTATAGAACTATTTTTTACCATTGATaacaatattaaattagaataaagtAAACGTAAAAGAATAAATGAAGGACAATTTAATATGTTCTAATAAGTAAACAACTTATGCAATTTATAAAGTGCGAGTTGCATGTTTATATTCTCGCACAAACTTGCAGGCTTTAAATACGTTCTATATTCTTAAAAGGACTAATGAGCCTACTCGAATGTCTACGTTCTATTTGAGTCGCTTTAACGGACATTGTATGTATCGACAACATGGGACAGGCGAGTCCCTATCGAGTCATCGAATACTTTTCGTCATTCAGACTAATTTTT includes:
- the LOC115700851 gene encoding uncharacterized protein LOC115700851; the protein is MSYRALQKTRFETTIWAGKLLLLLAGMVSTLTLVKAAVIPFVVDLTLSTVPQIWLSFKSWVMSPLYIYIVVNFIIVAIAASSTYQPSNDDNNKKTTDHLIFHSQSQQQKSTQSPTNTLSLIEEEKTVTVVPTELLFHGDPSPEINSGDYSVQNPTVDCQEDEAEEKSVTNLITKDSSLLLGNPSPETKSDDYPDENKKEEDNSSLEETWKAISAGRKLKKSESWDVAPRLVRADGDENDYGLKKMNGEDDPAVWARREMRKSETFSDRVSLRREKSMSQEELNKRAEAFIKKVNNDIRLQRLESEQRFFDMVNRGL